Proteins found in one Arachis stenosperma cultivar V10309 chromosome 8, arast.V10309.gnm1.PFL2, whole genome shotgun sequence genomic segment:
- the LOC130946428 gene encoding uncharacterized protein LOC130946428, whose product METVVDNNNSSESSFCRDEKVEAMDLLEECWFFENLLNIRPMMMMPRSYSDPYPSSSSSSTALINTDFLVKDNDILSNSSSSSSSSSSSARGNNKPPRNGSSSSHTKKIQRAPSMPQFKVKEEGDNDDDKQGGNKLMMKGNHRNEGNRRKNKLVRTPSLPLSMGSNEKFQENDPRIGRSDKQTSTPKSCSIPRYRASKNIEGDSINKGEGIKEMRPKYLNQRRMMRRSLSDLELEEVQGFKDLGFSFEKERLSPSLVSIIPGLQDKNRDETEEDKKARGPYLSEAWLVKSPPPIPNCDSKKSAADMKKHIKFWAKAVASNVHQEC is encoded by the exons ATGGAGACAGTAGTTGATAATAACAACTCTAGTGAATCTTCTTTCTGCAGAGATGAAAAAGTGGAAGCCATGGATCTTCTTGAAGAGTGTTGGTTCTTTGAGAATTTGTTGAACATAAGGCCAATGATGATGATGCCAAGGAGCTACTCTGATCCTtacccttcttcttcttcttcttcaactgcTCTAATCAACACAGATTTCTTGGTGAAGGACAATGATATTTTAAGcaactcatcatcatcatcatcatcatcatcatcatcagcaAGAGGCAATAATAAACCACCAAGAAatggttcttcttcttctcatacTAAGAAGATTCAAAGAGCACCATCCATGCCACAATTCAAAGTTAAAGAAGAGggtgataatgatgatgataaacaAGGAGGAAACAAATTGATGATGAAGGGAAATCATAGAAATGAAGGTAATAGAAGGAAAAACAAGCTTGTTAGAACACCATCTTTGCCACTATCAATGGGGAGTAATGAAAAGTTTCAAGAAAATGATCCAAGAATTGGAAGATCAGACAAGCAAACATCAACACCTAAG AGTTGTAGCATTCCAAGATATAGAGCATCTAAGAACATTGAAGGTGACAGCATCAACAAAGGAGAAGGAATCAAGGAAATGAGGCCTAAGTACCTAAATCAGAGAAGAATGATGAGGAGAAGCTTAAGTGATCTTGAGCTAGAGGAAGTTCAAGGGTTCAAGGATTTGGGATTCTCATTTGAGAAAGAGAGATTAAGTCCAAGTTTGGTTAGCATAATCCCTGGCTTGCAAGATAAGAACAGAGATGAAACAGAAGAAGATAAGAAAGCAAGAGGGCCTTATCTATCAGAAGCATGGTTGGTGAAGAGTCCTCCTCCAATTCCAAACTGTGATTCAAAGAAATCTGCAGCTGACATGAAAAAGCATATCAAGTTTTGGGCTAAAGCTGTTGCATCAAATGTGCACCAAGAATGCTGA
- the LOC130943452 gene encoding uncharacterized protein LOC130943452 — MLQFQHCHHLLLSNPLSLFSHHNNHNPSLFFSSSSSSSSMRIHSPAALPPPASSWSWLTHLAAELTTAPADQGPIELPFSSTQSIFATTDDPSPIQVASSVLLTGAVSIFLFRALRRRAKRAKELQFRSSGEKKSIKEEALDTLKAMGSSSIEDAKGPPSPVQAFLGGISAGIIALILYKFATTVEAALNRQTISDNYSVRQITITIRTILNGLTYLATFVFGINSVGLFLYSGKLGIDSLMGGSTEKETESKSKSTDQSSLSNLSVESPTNNTELSSSSKGEQSSNDGQ, encoded by the exons ATGTTGCAGTTTCAGCATTGCCACCACCTTCTCCTCTCAAACCCACTCTCACTCTTCTCTCACCATAACAACCACAatccctctctcttcttctcctcttcttcttcttcttcttccatgcGCATCCATTCTCCGGCAGCACTTCCTCCACCAGCTTCATCGTGGTCATGGCTCACCCACCTCGCCGCAGAACTCACCACCGCACCGGCGGACCAAGGCCCTATTGAGCTCCCCTTCTCCTCTACTCAGTCCATTTTCGCCACCACCGACGATCCTTCTCCCATCCAGGTTGCCTCCAGCGTTCTCCTCACCGGCGCCGTCTCTATCTTCCTCTTCCGCGCCCTCCGCCGCAGGGCCAAACGTGCCAAGGAATTG CAATTTAGGTCTTCAGGAGAAAAGAAGTCAATAAAGGAAGAAGCATTAGATACCTTGAAGGCTATGGGGTCATCTTCAATTGAAGATGCTAAAGGTCCACCTTCACCTGTTCAGGCATTTCTTGGGGGAATATCAGCCGGAATTATTGCTCTCATTCTTTATAAGTTTGCCACTACGGTGGAGGCAGCTCTTAACCGCCAAACAATTTCGGATAATTACTCG GTTCGCCAGATTACAATAACCATAAG GACAATATTGAATGGCTTGACCTACCTTGCGACATTTGTTTTCGGCATCAATTCGGTTGGTTTATTCCTTTATTCTGGCAAGCTTGGCATAGACTCTCTAATGGGAGGATCAACCGAAAAGGAAACCGAAAGCAAAAGCAAAAGCACTGATCAGTCAAGTTTATCGAATTTGTCGGTTGAGAGTCCCACAAATAACACTGAATTGAGCAGCAGTAGCAAGGGAGAACAAAGTTCAAATGATGGTCAGTGA
- the LOC130943479 gene encoding uncharacterized protein LOC130943479, which yields METERPHRSNSNSSSSTSELFVCFTSRLSSSSMKLSSKSLLSPSRTSRDPPPQISLSSSLSRRLRSNGSIKGGGQASPMFPATAAVGGKRRGCGFENPEPSSPKVTCIGQVRVKTKKQGKKMRVTRSKSKRRTTTTSEASFRRTSTEGGGQITNSSDLTRQNSSSSATYLKQQHRNNQKWVHLPLTICEALREFNCFFPCRSSCMRDKGDKGNHHHDHHHHHHGGREGSSCGAAFARWLHLALQEGKEREIEVMMGEEENEVEDYDHDDGGGGDFGGRSHRRHVFEDIDIDVVEGKKEEKEEEEEEEKGRVSICIPPKNALLLMRCRSDPVKMAALANRFWDSPVHKDQHQHQDDEEEEEEAEEEENNVDDDVDKQVREHEQEVEMEEGEEVLMKTEEERISISERETEAGFVNIEEHSQASSLMEQPEEEEEEEEEEGEEEEEEVAVKESCEIGSRTNAEFSEEARESNNQHTEEEGEETETEQVEVENEEEENHNQDGNFSCVSTLEPHPDPDKPEETSLQEEKKQENDESSELYSIAETLTAPQQNDEAEPKTTTMPEPLTDEEASTEEEQQQNVAAETPPPQLPEVTPPANEASEPNNGLGSEERKIGSNGEEKEAELEREKEERLPECLLLMMCEPKLSMEVSKETWVCSTDFIRWRPERPAGKNSGAGRKVHAAVEGRNSVDKKATAAAPLPPVQPGRSSCSFPAAPGLSMAAMIEQKLAAGPKSNAGYEPFVLTRCKSEPMRTTAKLAADACFWKKPHAPPPTLGVGAPAGVGF from the coding sequence ATGGAGACAGAAAGACCCCATAGAAGTAATAGCAATAGTAGCAGCAGCACAAGCGAGCTCTTTGTATGCTTCACTTCAAGgctatcttcttcatcaatgaAGCTCTCTTCCAAGTCACTCCTCAGCCCAAGCAGAACCAGCAGAGACCCTCCTCCTCAGATTTCTCTGTCTTCTTCCCTCAGCAGAAGGCTCAGAAGCAATGGAAGCATCAAAGGAGGTGGCCAAGCTTCTCCAATGTTCCCAGCAACAGCAGCTGTGGGAGGGAAGAGAAGAGGGTGTGGGTTTGAGAACCCTGAACCTTCTTCACCTAAAGTCACTTGCATTGGACAAGTGAGAGTGAAGACAAAGAAGCAAGGGAAGAAGATGAGGGTCACAAGGTCAAAGTCAAAGAGAAGAACTACAACAACAAGTGAAGCTAGCTTCAGAAGAACATCAACAGAAGGTGGAGGACAAATAACAAACTCTTCAGATCTCACGAGGCAGAATAGTTCTTCTTCGGCTACTTACTTGAAGCAGCAGCATAGGAATAACCAGAAATGGGTTCATCTTCCATTGACCATTTGTGAAGCTCTTAGGGAGTTCAATTGCTTCTTCCCATGTAGGTCTTCTTGCATGAGAGACAAAGGGGACAAAGGGAATCATCATCAtgaccatcatcatcatcatcatggtGGAAGAGAGGGTTCATCATGTGGTGCTGCTTTTGCAAGGTGGCTGCATTTGGCTTTGCAAGAAGGGAAGGAGAGGGAGATTGAGGTGATGATGGGTGAGGAGGAGAATGAGGTTGAAGattatgatcatgatgatggtggtggtggtgatttcggtgggaggagccataggAGGCACGTGTTTGAGGACATTGACATTGATGTTGTGGAAGGGAAgaaggaagagaaagaagaagaggaagaagaagagaaaggaaGGGTTAGCATTTGTATTCCACCGAAGAACGCTTTATTGCTTATGAGGTGCAGATCTGATCCTGTTAAGATGGCAGCTTTGGCCAACAGGTTCTGGGATTCACCTGTTCACAAAGACCAACATCAACATCaagatgatgaggaggaggaagaagaagcagaagagGAGGAGAATAATGTTGATGATGATGTAGATAAGCAAGTACGAGAACATGAACAAGAAGTTGAAATGGAGGAAGGTGAGGAAGTGCTAATGAAAACTGAAGAAGAAAGGATTAGCATTTCTGAAAGAGAAACAGAAGCTGGTTTTGTGAACATTGAAGAACACAGCCAAGCATCATCACTCATGGAGCAgccagaagaagaagaagaagaagaagaagaagaaggagaagaagaagaagaagaagtagcgGTGAAGGAAAGTTGCGAAATTGGAAGCAGAACAAACGCAGAATTCAGTGAAGAAGCTCGTGAAAGCAATAATCAGCACAccgaagaagaaggagaagaaacaGAAACAGAGCAAGTGGAAGtagaaaacgaagaagaagaaaatcacAATCAAGATGGAAACTTTTCATGCGTTTCAACCCTAGAACCGCATCCAGATCCCGATAAACCGGAAGAAACTAGTCTTCAAGAggaaaagaaacaagaaaacGACGAAAGCTCAGAACTTTATTCCATTGCAGAAACCCTAACAGCTCCACAACAAAACGACGAAGCAGAACCAAAAACGACAACAATGCCTGAACCATTAACAGATGAAGAAGCTTCAACAGAAGAGGAGCAACAACAGAACGTGGCCGCAGAAACACCGCCGCCGCAGCTGCCGGAAGTAACACCTCCGGCGAACGAAGCATCTGAGCCGAACAACGGACTCGGGTCAGAAGAGCGAAAAATCGGGTCAAACGGCGAGGAGAAAGAAGCAGaattagaaagagaaaaggaagaaaggtTACCGGAATGCTTGCTTCTGATGATGTGCGAGCCGAAGCTTTCAATGGAGGTATCGAAGGAGACGTGGGTTTGCAGCACCGATTTCATACGCTGGCGACCGGAGAGACCTGCCGGAAAAAATTCCGGCGCCGGACGGAAGGTCCACGCGGCGGTGGAAGGCAGAAATAGCGTCGATAAGAAAGCAACCGCTGCGGCTCCGCTGCCGCCAGTACAGCCAGGAAGGTCGTCGTGCTCGTTCCCGGCAGCGCCTGGATTGTCGATGGCGGCGATGATTGAACAGAAGTTGGCAGCAGGACCGAAATCCAACGCTGGCTACGAGCCATTTGTGCTCACGCGGTGCAAGTCGGAGCCGATGAGGACGACGGCAAAGCTCGCAGCCGATGCGTGCTTCTGGAAGAAGCCTCACGCACCGCCGCCAACACTCGGAGTTGGAGCACCCGCCGGGGTTGGATTTTGA